From the genome of Lacibacter sp. H407, one region includes:
- a CDS encoding shikimate dehydrogenase family protein produces the protein MRQFGLIGYPLSHSFSKKYFTQKFAEEGIHNCSYELYPIASINEFPNLIQQVKDLEGINVTIPYKEAVLPFLHEQSAAVQEIGACNCIQVKDGKLIGYNTDVTGFRQSIEPFLQAHHQHALILGTGGAAKAVAWVLKQLGITYQSVSRNKSATTISYDELDEAVMQTVQLVINTTPLGMQPNVLDKPSLPYHCINNRFLCYDLIYNPEKTAFLQMAEAQGAVIKNGADMLLIQAEESWKIWNS, from the coding sequence ATGCGGCAGTTTGGATTGATAGGCTACCCGTTGAGTCATTCATTTTCAAAAAAATATTTCACACAGAAGTTTGCTGAAGAGGGAATTCATAACTGTAGTTATGAGTTGTATCCGATTGCATCCATCAACGAGTTTCCAAATCTAATACAACAAGTAAAAGATTTGGAAGGCATCAATGTAACCATCCCTTATAAAGAAGCGGTGCTTCCTTTTTTGCATGAGCAATCGGCCGCCGTTCAGGAGATCGGTGCCTGTAATTGCATCCAGGTCAAAGACGGTAAATTGATTGGTTATAATACAGATGTAACAGGCTTCCGGCAATCAATTGAACCATTTTTGCAGGCACATCATCAGCATGCATTAATACTCGGTACCGGTGGTGCCGCCAAAGCTGTGGCATGGGTGTTGAAGCAGTTAGGCATCACATACCAATCGGTTTCCCGTAACAAGAGTGCAACCACAATCAGCTACGATGAACTCGATGAAGCAGTGATGCAAACTGTTCAATTAGTTATCAACACAACACCATTGGGTATGCAACCGAATGTACTTGATAAACCATCATTACCTTATCATTGCATAAATAATCGTTTTCTTTGTTATGATCTCATCTACAACCCCGAAAAAACTGCTTTCCTGCAAATGGCCGAAGCGCAGGGAGCAGTGATCAAAAACGGGGCTGATATGTTGTTGATTCAGGCGGAAGAAAGTTGGAAGATTTGGAACAGCT